A genomic region of Sphingobacteriales bacterium contains the following coding sequences:
- a CDS encoding T9SS type A sorting domain-containing protein → MSDMENTLTGILHQKNDTVKFVDNGVFFPLYIFNANEGDNWDYSFISYDYVTQQQVLVGKITVTVDSITIVPINGKNIRRQYVSSEWIYRNVEWLGTEENPFYDTYFWKWIDFPSGAYPSFTPLLIPRFADNPVFRYVHCYEDAEYNIQYEAFTNEGQWSYSPDIDCDATSVGLEEETYLTPFYNGNILLFEDLPTTDIEACIYTLDGKLIHKTTPDTPNNQLYIDTSYLHSGIYLIVVRQTKNGKILYKHIILK, encoded by the coding sequence ATGAGTGATATGGAAAATACACTCACCGGAATATTACACCAAAAAAATGATACTGTAAAATTTGTTGATAATGGAGTATTTTTTCCACTTTATATATTCAATGCTAATGAGGGCGATAACTGGGATTATTCTTTTATATCTTACGACTATGTTACTCAACAACAAGTGTTAGTTGGAAAAATTACTGTAACGGTAGATTCCATAACAATAGTACCTATAAATGGGAAAAATATAAGACGGCAGTATGTAAGCAGCGAATGGATATATCGCAATGTAGAATGGTTGGGAACAGAAGAAAACCCCTTTTATGATACCTATTTTTGGAAGTGGATTGATTTTCCAAGTGGTGCATATCCTTCATTCACCCCCTTACTCATACCCCGTTTTGCCGATAATCCCGTATTTCGCTATGTGCATTGCTACGAAGATGCGGAATATAATATTCAGTATGAAGCCTTTACAAACGAAGGACAATGGAGCTACTCTCCTGACATTGATTGTGATGCTACTTCTGTGGGTTTGGAAGAAGAAACTTATCTCACTCCTTTTTATAATGGCAATATACTTCTTTTTGAAGATTTGCCGACTACTGATATTGAAGCCTGTATCTATACTTTAGACGGCAAACTAATTCATAAAACAACACCCGATACTCCAAATAATCAATTGTATATAGATACTTCTTATTTACATTCAGGCATTTATTTGATAGTTGTTCGTCAGACCAAAAACGGAAAAATACTTTATAAACACATCATCTTAAAATGA
- a CDS encoding elongation factor G: protein MKVYHTPNIKNITLLGHSGSGKSTLAECMLYEAGLLNRRGTTDAGTLTSDYHELERERGSSLFSTLLHTAWKDSKINIIDTPGFDDFVGEVVSALRVADTGVMVLNAQNGVEVGTEIIWEYTEQFKTPMILVVNQLDHEKADYDKTVEQAKDRFGRNIAIVQYPLNAGTGFNAIIDVLKMTLYEFDANGGKPIKKPIPASEVERAETLHKELVEAIAEHDDSLMELYFEKGELTEEEMTRGLKLAMVHHDIFPLFCCSATKDMGSGRIMGFLNDVAPAASDAPPVLRESGKTLACDPKGSAVLFVYKTISEPHLGDMSFFKVYSGVVHNGDELVNSQTGAVERISHLFLMNGKNRENISELHAGDIGATVKLKNTHTNNTLHPKGQPFHITQIQFPAPRVRTAITTPNKADIEKLATALHVLQEEDPTLHVEHSQELKQTILHAQGELHLNVAKWKIEHNYKIQINFEPPRIPYRETIQKEARSIYRHKKQSGGAGQFAEVHLLIEPYHEHMPPPAGIQVRHTDEHLMPWGGKLVFNNCVVGGAIDTRFMSAITKGIIEKMENGPITGSYVRDIRVSVYDGKMHSVDSNDMAFKIAGMMAFKEAFQDAQPQVLEPIYHVEVLVDSEAMGDVMSDLQTRRGIIEGMEAEGHYQKIIARIPLAEMHDYSATLRSITQGKAKYKMQFDNYAPVPFNIQQELADQHKKDTQHQEDH, encoded by the coding sequence ATGAAAGTTTATCACACCCCCAACATTAAAAACATTACGCTTTTGGGGCATTCGGGCAGTGGCAAAAGCACACTCGCCGAGTGTATGCTCTACGAAGCGGGATTACTAAATCGGCGCGGCACCACCGATGCCGGAACGCTCACTTCCGATTATCACGAATTAGAGCGCGAACGTGGCAGTTCTTTGTTCAGCACGCTTTTGCACACTGCTTGGAAAGACAGTAAAATCAATATTATTGATACGCCGGGTTTTGATGATTTTGTAGGAGAGGTGGTGTCGGCGTTGCGTGTGGCAGATACCGGCGTGATGGTGCTCAATGCTCAGAATGGAGTAGAAGTAGGAACAGAAATTATTTGGGAATATACCGAGCAATTTAAAACGCCGATGATATTGGTGGTGAACCAATTAGACCACGAAAAAGCCGACTATGACAAAACCGTAGAGCAAGCCAAAGACCGTTTTGGCAGAAATATAGCCATTGTTCAATATCCTCTCAATGCGGGTACGGGTTTTAATGCTATTATTGACGTACTCAAAATGACGCTGTATGAATTTGATGCCAATGGCGGCAAACCTATCAAAAAACCCATTCCTGCGTCCGAAGTCGAGCGCGCCGAAACACTCCATAAAGAATTGGTAGAAGCCATTGCCGAACACGACGACTCTTTGATGGAACTTTATTTTGAAAAAGGTGAGCTGACGGAAGAAGAAATGACACGCGGCTTAAAATTAGCCATGGTGCACCACGATATATTTCCTTTGTTTTGTTGTTCGGCAACCAAAGATATGGGCAGTGGGCGCATTATGGGATTTTTGAATGATGTAGCTCCGGCTGCTTCCGATGCGCCGCCCGTATTGCGCGAAAGCGGGAAAACCTTAGCCTGCGACCCCAAAGGATCGGCGGTATTGTTTGTGTATAAAACCATCTCCGAGCCGCATTTGGGCGATATGTCGTTTTTTAAAGTATATTCGGGAGTAGTACACAACGGCGACGAACTTGTCAATTCGCAGACGGGAGCGGTGGAACGCATCTCGCATTTGTTTTTGATGAACGGCAAAAACCGTGAAAACATCTCCGAACTCCACGCCGGCGACATCGGTGCTACGGTAAAGCTCAAAAACACACATACCAATAATACATTGCACCCCAAAGGTCAGCCTTTTCATATTACACAAATACAGTTTCCGGCACCGCGAGTGCGCACAGCCATCACTACGCCAAACAAGGCAGATATAGAAAAATTGGCAACGGCATTGCACGTTTTGCAAGAAGAAGACCCCACTTTGCATGTAGAACATTCGCAGGAGCTAAAACAAACCATCTTGCACGCACAGGGCGAACTCCACCTCAATGTGGCAAAATGGAAAATAGAACACAACTACAAAATACAAATCAATTTTGAGCCACCGCGTATTCCTTATCGCGAAACCATACAAAAAGAGGCACGCTCCATTTATCGCCACAAAAAACAAAGCGGCGGGGCAGGACAATTTGCGGAAGTGCACCTGCTCATAGAGCCTTACCACGAGCACATGCCGCCGCCTGCCGGTATTCAGGTACGCCATACCGACGAACACCTCATGCCCTGGGGTGGCAAGTTGGTATTTAATAATTGTGTCGTAGGCGGTGCTATTGATACGCGCTTTATGAGTGCCATTACCAAAGGTATTATTGAAAAAATGGAAAATGGTCCCATCACGGGCAGTTATGTGCGCGATATTCGGGTAAGTGTGTATGACGGCAAAATGCACTCGGTGGACTCCAACGATATGGCTTTTAAAATTGCAGGTATGATGGCATTCAAAGAGGCATTTCAAGATGCGCAACCACAGGTGTTAGAGCCGATTTATCATGTGGAAGTATTAGTGGACAGCGAAGCTATGGGAGACGTAATGAGCGACCTGCAAACACGGCGCGGCATCATTGAAGGTATGGAAGCAGAAGGACACTATCAAAAAATCATTGCCCGCATACCCTTAGCCGAAATGCACGATTATTCAGCCACCTTGCGCTCTATTACACAAGGCAAAGCCAAATACAAAATGCAATTTGACAACTATGCCCCTGTGCCTTTCAATATCCAGCAAGAATTGGCAGATCAACACAAAAAAGATACTCAGCACCAAGAAGATCATTAG
- a CDS encoding LD-carboxypeptidase, whose protein sequence is MTQKIAPLQVGDTVALISTARAFDAVSLQPAIALLHQWGLKCKVGRSIGARQHQFAGDDDFRAADLQMMLDDDNIKAIWFAKGGYGTVRILDKVDFSRFYRHPKWLIGYSDLTALFGHIAARRSRLPLLHATMPTSLANTDMAALDALKNTLFGEKMTYHLPPHPLQRGGVVSAAPLIGGNLSVLYSLLGSSSEASWKGKILFLEDIDEYLYHIDRMMCNLQRSRKLAQLAALVVGGFTDMNDNSVAFGKSAEAIIAEHCSSYQFPVAFGMAAGHQSNNFPLKLGALWQLHVMPTGATLKELY, encoded by the coding sequence ATGACACAAAAAATTGCTCCGCTACAAGTCGGCGATACCGTTGCACTTATCAGCACGGCTCGTGCTTTTGATGCTGTTTCGCTACAGCCCGCCATTGCCCTACTGCATCAGTGGGGTTTGAAATGCAAAGTGGGCAGAAGCATCGGCGCACGGCAGCATCAATTTGCCGGTGATGACGACTTCCGCGCCGCCGACCTGCAAATGATGTTAGATGACGACAACATCAAAGCGATATGGTTTGCCAAAGGTGGCTACGGCACCGTGCGCATCTTGGATAAAGTTGATTTTTCGCGCTTTTACCGCCACCCCAAATGGCTCATCGGTTATAGCGACCTCACCGCTTTGTTTGGTCATATTGCCGCACGCCGCTCCCGACTACCCTTGCTGCACGCCACTATGCCTACTTCGCTTGCTAACACCGATATGGCGGCTCTCGATGCTTTGAAAAATACACTTTTCGGCGAAAAAATGACCTATCACCTGCCGCCGCACCCGCTTCAACGGGGCGGTGTGGTATCTGCTGCCCCCCTGATAGGCGGCAATTTGTCGGTTTTGTACAGCTTGCTCGGCAGCAGTTCGGAGGCAAGCTGGAAAGGCAAAATTTTGTTTCTGGAAGATATTGACGAATACCTCTATCATATTGACAGAATGATGTGCAACCTGCAACGCAGTAGAAAACTGGCACAATTGGCGGCATTGGTAGTGGGTGGTTTTACGGATATGAACGACAATAGTGTAGCTTTCGGAAAATCTGCTGAAGCTATCATTGCCGAACATTGCAGCAGCTACCAATTTCCTGTTGCTTTTGGTATGGCAGCAGGGCATCAAAGCAATAATTTTCCTTTAAAATTGGGCGCATTGTGGCAACTCCATGTAATGCCCACCGGAGCAACTCTGAAAGAATTATACTAA
- a CDS encoding winged helix-turn-helix domain-containing protein — protein MLMNIQSGIHHNHLLAIKSGASVRSINRWKATYQSQGLDGLLRDNRGGDFRSQLETADKERISQKLKDPKNGLRTYKEAQQWLKSELGIEKQYNTVRMYLKRNFGTKLKVGRKSHIKKDEAAVDTFKKNLSNTQKALKIRSFVFQAASV, from the coding sequence ATGTTGATGAATATCCAAAGCGGTATCCACCACAATCATCTTCTTGCCATCAAGTCAGGGGCTTCTGTGCGTTCGATAAACAGGTGGAAAGCTACTTACCAATCGCAGGGACTTGATGGATTGCTCAGGGACAATAGAGGTGGTGATTTCCGTAGCCAACTCGAGACAGCAGACAAGGAGCGGATATCGCAAAAGCTAAAAGATCCCAAGAATGGGTTGCGCACCTACAAAGAAGCACAGCAGTGGCTGAAGTCGGAGTTGGGTATTGAAAAGCAATACAATACGGTAAGGATGTATCTGAAGCGAAACTTTGGCACAAAACTCAAGGTGGGTAGAAAAAGCCATATCAAAAAGGACGAAGCGGCGGTTGATACTTTTAAAAAAAACTTATCAAACACGCAGAAGGCATTAAAAATAAGGAGTTTCGTCTTTCAGGCTGCCAGTGTATAA
- a CDS encoding IS630 family transposase, whose amino-acid sequence MPNIRRCLTAKGVKPIVAYQHRFQNFYLFGAYSPINGDNLTLEMPYCNTVCFQIFIDKLSVQKPEEFKIILLDNGAFHHSRQLVIPKNIHLLFIPPYSPELNPAEMIWRFIKGKTANIICKDLEELSAKVTDIINDMSNVIIQSITGWKLFTNCAF is encoded by the coding sequence TTGCCCAATATAAGACGATGCCTTACCGCAAAGGGCGTAAAACCCATCGTAGCTTACCAACATCGCTTCCAAAACTTCTATCTCTTTGGTGCCTATTCCCCCATCAACGGAGACAATCTTACCTTAGAAATGCCTTACTGTAATACGGTCTGCTTTCAAATATTTATAGATAAACTCTCCGTACAAAAGCCTGAAGAATTCAAGATAATTCTACTTGACAATGGTGCTTTTCACCACAGCCGACAATTGGTAATTCCTAAAAATATTCATCTGTTGTTTATTCCTCCTTACTCTCCCGAATTAAACCCCGCAGAGATGATATGGCGATTCATCAAGGGCAAAACTGCTAACATTATTTGCAAAGATCTGGAAGAACTCTCCGCCAAAGTCACTGATATTATCAACGATATGAGTAACGTTATCATTCAATCCATTACAGGTTGGAAACTTTTTACAAACTGTGCCTTTTAG